Proteins from one Chroococcidiopsis sp. CCMEE 29 genomic window:
- a CDS encoding B12-binding domain-containing radical SAM protein, translating to MRVLLVYPLFPKTFWSYEKILELVNRKVLLPPLGLVTVAAILPQEWEFKLVDRNIRAVTEEEWAWADVVVFSAMIVQKEDLLNQIRVAKQRGKRVAVGGPYPTSVPDEALSAGADYLILDEGEITLPMFVEAIQRGDTSGIFRTTEKPDVTTTPVPRFDLLEFDAYDSMSIQFSRGCPFQCEFCDIIVLYGRKPRTKTPAQLLAELDYLYELGWRRGVFMVDDNFIGNKRNVKLLLKQLKIWQAEHKYPFRFNTEASVDLAQDPELMDLMVECNFDAVFLGIETPDEESLQLTKKFQNTRSSLAESVEAITRAGLRPMAGFIIGFDGEKSGSGDRIVRFAEQTAIPTTTFAMLQALPNTALWHRLEKEGRLRGKGGNINQTTLMNFIPTRPLEDIAREYVEAFWELYDAHRFLDRNYRCFLILGAPKCKAPFKLPTWVDLRALLIVVWRQGFKRSTRWKFWHHLFSILKRNPAVWEHYITVCAHNEHFLEYRQIVRNQIESQLTEFLAAEAELQAQQSEVNQTVKSNALVS from the coding sequence ATGCGAGTTTTACTGGTTTATCCTCTCTTTCCCAAAACCTTTTGGTCTTACGAAAAAATCTTGGAATTAGTTAATCGCAAAGTTTTGTTACCACCTTTGGGTTTGGTTACAGTCGCTGCCATTTTGCCCCAAGAATGGGAGTTCAAGCTGGTGGATCGCAACATCAGGGCAGTCACAGAAGAAGAATGGGCATGGGCAGATGTGGTAGTTTTCTCTGCCATGATTGTCCAGAAAGAAGACTTATTAAACCAAATCAGGGTAGCAAAACAGCGCGGCAAACGGGTTGCCGTGGGTGGTCCCTACCCAACATCTGTTCCTGACGAAGCTTTGTCAGCTGGGGCTGATTATCTAATTTTGGATGAAGGGGAAATTACCCTGCCAATGTTTGTAGAGGCAATTCAAAGAGGCGACACCAGTGGCATTTTCCGCACCACAGAAAAACCAGATGTGACAACAACCCCCGTTCCTCGCTTTGACTTGTTGGAATTTGATGCCTACGATTCTATGTCAATCCAGTTTTCTAGGGGGTGTCCGTTTCAATGCGAATTCTGCGACATTATTGTTCTCTATGGTCGTAAGCCTCGAACTAAAACCCCAGCACAGCTGTTAGCAGAGTTGGATTATCTGTACGAACTGGGTTGGCGGCGCGGTGTATTCATGGTAGATGATAATTTCATCGGTAACAAGCGAAATGTTAAGTTGTTGCTTAAACAGCTAAAAATCTGGCAAGCAGAACACAAGTATCCTTTCCGATTTAATACCGAAGCCTCTGTTGACCTCGCCCAAGATCCAGAATTGATGGATCTGATGGTGGAGTGCAATTTTGATGCAGTGTTTCTGGGGATTGAAACACCAGATGAAGAAAGTTTGCAGCTGACAAAGAAATTCCAAAATACTCGCAGTTCTCTGGCAGAGTCAGTAGAAGCAATCACGCGGGCGGGGTTGCGACCGATGGCTGGGTTTATTATCGGCTTTGATGGGGAAAAATCTGGTTCAGGCGATCGCATTGTTCGGTTTGCTGAACAAACAGCAATTCCTACCACTACCTTCGCTATGCTACAAGCTCTACCGAACACTGCTCTGTGGCATCGACTGGAAAAAGAAGGGCGTTTGCGGGGTAAAGGTGGCAACATCAACCAGACGACTTTAATGAACTTTATCCCCACTAGACCCCTAGAAGACATTGCTAGGGAATATGTCGAGGCGTTCTGGGAGTTGTACGATGCTCATCGCTTCTTGGATCGAAACTATCGCTGTTTTCTGATCCTAGGCGCACCAAAGTGCAAAGCCCCCTTCAAGCTACCAACTTGGGTGGATCTACGAGCACTACTGATTGTTGTTTGGCGACAAGGTTTCAAACGTAGTACCCGCTGGAAGTTTTGGCACCACCTATTCAGCATCCTCAAACGTAACCCGGCAGTATGGGAGCATTACATTACCGTCTGTGCCCATAACGAGCATTTCTTGGAGTATCGCCAGATTGTACGCAACCAGATTGAAAGTCAATTGACTGAGTTTCTGGCAGCAGAGGCAGAACTGCAGGCTCAGCAGTCTGAGGTGAATCAAACCGTCAAATCGAATGCTTTGGTCAGTTAA
- the hemE gene encoding uroporphyrinogen decarboxylase: protein MTVSTQIPYLLRATRGEVLERPPVWMMRQAGRYMKAYRELRDKYPSFRDRSEIPEVAIEISLQPWKAFQPDGVILFSDIVTPLPGLGIEMDIAEGKGPIIDSPIRSQAQVDRLRPLEPAESLPFIKEILQELRQEVGDKAAVLGFVGAPWTLAAYAVEGKGSKTYSNIKGMAFSDPVMLHQLLGKLADAIAVYVRYQIDCGAQVVQMFDSWAGQLSPQDYETFALPYQQRVFQQVRQTHPDTPLILLVSGSAGLLERMAKSGADIVTVDWTVDMAEARVRLGKDIKVQGNLDPGVLFGSKEFIRDRIYDTVRKAGNRGHILNLGHGVLPNTPEENVAFFFETAKQLKVRG, encoded by the coding sequence ATGACCGTTTCAACCCAAATTCCCTACTTGCTGCGGGCTACTCGTGGTGAAGTGTTAGAACGTCCGCCCGTATGGATGATGCGACAAGCTGGTCGCTATATGAAAGCTTATAGGGAGTTGCGGGATAAGTATCCTTCATTTCGCGATCGCTCAGAAATACCAGAAGTTGCGATTGAGATTTCACTTCAACCTTGGAAAGCGTTCCAGCCAGATGGAGTCATTCTATTTTCAGATATTGTCACACCGTTGCCCGGCTTGGGTATTGAAATGGACATCGCTGAAGGCAAGGGACCAATTATTGACTCGCCGATTCGCAGCCAAGCACAAGTTGATCGGCTACGCCCTCTAGAACCCGCAGAGTCCCTGCCGTTTATCAAAGAAATTTTGCAGGAACTGCGGCAAGAAGTGGGAGACAAAGCGGCGGTGCTAGGCTTTGTAGGTGCGCCGTGGACGTTAGCGGCTTATGCAGTGGAAGGAAAGGGCTCAAAAACCTACTCCAACATCAAAGGCATGGCGTTCTCAGACCCCGTGATGCTGCATCAACTGCTAGGAAAATTGGCTGATGCGATCGCAGTCTATGTCCGCTACCAAATTGACTGCGGTGCCCAAGTTGTTCAGATGTTTGATTCTTGGGCAGGTCAGCTGAGTCCTCAAGATTATGAAACGTTTGCTCTACCCTATCAGCAACGTGTGTTCCAGCAAGTTAGACAGACCCATCCAGATACGCCCCTGATTCTGCTTGTCAGTGGTAGTGCAGGTTTGCTGGAGAGAATGGCAAAGTCTGGTGCCGATATTGTCACCGTAGACTGGACAGTTGATATGGCAGAGGCACGGGTTAGATTAGGGAAGGATATCAAAGTTCAGGGAAATCTCGATCCAGGAGTATTGTTTGGTTCCAAAGAGTTTATCCGCGATCGCATCTATGACACTGTTCGTAAAGCTGGTAACCGAGGACATATTCTAAATCTCGGTCACGGCGTTCTCCCCAACACTCCCGAAGAAAATGTAGCGTTCTTCTTTGAAACGGCAAAGCAACTCAAGGTTAGGGGTTAG
- a CDS encoding cytochrome b6-f complex subunit PetL: MFGVIAYIVILAGFFALAVGLLFGLRAVKLI; this comes from the coding sequence ATGTTTGGAGTAATAGCTTACATAGTTATCTTGGCTGGCTTTTTTGCCCTCGCTGTGGGGCTGCTGTTTGGTCTGCGTGCTGTCAAGTTAATCTAA
- a CDS encoding LD-carboxypeptidase, with translation MKYCQPPLPLKPGDLLRVIAPSGGLREWDTFQQGVEIWRSRGYQVELSPDIDDRWGYLAGTDETRRHQLLSAWKDPKCRGILCARGGYGSARILEDWTWQTKQETELSKITPLCSTGGTPARKWLQNPKSKIQNSKWLIGFSDITCLLWSLSLEGISGIHGPVLTTLASEPDWSIQRLFDLVEGRPLPPLEGVGWGGGIATGMLLPANLTVATHLLGTRAQPGLDDVILALEDVTEAPYRIDRLLTQWRLSGAFSKVRGIALGRFSRCEAPPNISSLTIEEVLSDRLGDLNIPIVSNLPFGHDGSNAALPVGIQATLDGDQGTLSLKFAKTGQSENDKLADA, from the coding sequence ATGAAATACTGCCAACCTCCACTGCCTTTAAAACCTGGTGACTTGCTTCGGGTAATTGCTCCGAGCGGTGGTTTGCGAGAATGGGATACCTTCCAGCAAGGAGTGGAGATTTGGCGATCACGCGGCTACCAAGTAGAACTTAGCCCAGATATTGATGACCGCTGGGGCTATTTAGCTGGGACAGATGAAACCCGCCGCCATCAGCTACTTAGCGCTTGGAAAGACCCAAAATGTCGCGGCATCCTCTGCGCCAGAGGCGGTTACGGCAGCGCCAGAATCCTAGAAGACTGGACTTGGCAAACAAAACAGGAAACAGAACTATCCAAAATCACGCCACTTTGCTCAACGGGGGGGACCCCCGCACGCAAGTGGCTCCAAAATCCAAAATCTAAAATCCAAAATTCCAAGTGGCTCATTGGCTTTTCTGACATTACTTGTCTACTCTGGAGCCTCAGCCTAGAAGGTATTTCGGGCATTCATGGTCCGGTGCTGACAACGCTTGCCTCTGAGCCAGATTGGTCAATTCAACGATTATTTGATCTGGTAGAAGGTCGCCCCTTACCCCCGCTTGAGGGTGTAGGCTGGGGTGGCGGCATCGCTACCGGTATGCTGCTACCAGCTAATCTTACAGTTGCCACCCATCTACTCGGTACCCGAGCCCAACCTGGCTTGGATGATGTTATTCTTGCCTTGGAAGATGTGACAGAGGCTCCCTATCGCATCGATAGACTATTGACGCAATGGCGCTTAAGTGGTGCGTTTTCCAAAGTCAGAGGAATAGCATTAGGGCGCTTTAGCCGCTGCGAAGCTCCGCCCAATATCTCTAGCTTGACCATTGAGGAAGTGCTAAGTGATCGCCTGGGTGATTTGAATATTCCCATCGTCTCCAATCTGCCTTTTGGTCACGATGGTTCCAATGCTGCTTTACCAGTTGGTATACAGGCAACTTTGGATGGCGATCAGGGAACCTTAAGCTTGAAGTTTGCCAAAACAGGGCAATCTGAGAATGATAAGCTAGCAGATGCATAA
- a CDS encoding SLC13 family permease has translation MSKSSATKTVPVTDKLRETSIWARFEGKQTSFKKTSLRPTSTPRQRRWRWVVDAVLPLTLTVIAGIAVLLPTSLPTAARLSLFAFALAVILWSTTSLNAAYVALVTVMLLILSGGSDQEALYEALESDVIWLMIGAFVLGGAVQQTGLAARLTQLVVAQARTVGSVFWLLTTMLIPLSFIIPSTSGRAAVVIPVFRSIANAADDRRITRAMALLMPTVILVATISTLIGAGSHLIANDLLDEIADVKLSYAQWALYGLPFGIVASYISCWVIMCLFLDKNHLNRQLQIPQQKQKPFSKAERTTLIVVLVMVALWLTESWHGLEIATVTVIGALVLTAPGIGVISWKDGLKAVSWNLILFVGAALVLGEELIESDAAEWIINQLFAVSGIVGTESQLLILLVLTLISLTSHIYMTSHTARAVALVPALLYLGNSLQLNPTAVLFISTVGMDYCLTFPVSSKALLMFQELEGETYKPTDLLRLSSVLLLVHLGLIVLFYYGYWRWIGLKL, from the coding sequence ATGAGCAAATCTTCTGCCACAAAAACTGTACCTGTCACAGATAAACTAAGGGAGACAAGCATTTGGGCAAGATTTGAAGGAAAGCAGACCTCCTTCAAAAAAACTTCGCTAAGACCGACTTCCACTCCACGCCAACGGCGGTGGCGCTGGGTTGTAGATGCGGTACTGCCACTGACGCTGACGGTTATCGCTGGCATTGCTGTTTTACTACCAACCTCGTTGCCAACAGCAGCACGGTTGTCACTATTTGCCTTTGCACTGGCAGTAATTTTGTGGTCAACAACGTCACTCAATGCAGCTTACGTTGCTCTGGTAACAGTGATGCTGCTGATTCTGTCTGGTGGTAGTGATCAAGAAGCACTCTATGAAGCGCTGGAATCGGATGTGATTTGGCTAATGATTGGTGCTTTTGTGCTAGGCGGAGCAGTGCAACAAACTGGTTTGGCAGCAAGACTGACTCAGCTTGTTGTCGCCCAAGCGCGTACTGTCGGCAGTGTATTCTGGCTACTGACGACAATGCTGATTCCACTGTCTTTTATTATTCCTTCGACATCTGGCAGAGCCGCAGTCGTCATTCCAGTCTTTCGTAGCATTGCCAATGCCGCAGATGATCGCCGCATTACCCGTGCGATGGCATTGTTGATGCCAACTGTAATTCTGGTCGCCACAATTTCTACACTGATTGGTGCAGGTTCACACCTGATTGCTAATGACTTACTAGACGAAATTGCAGATGTAAAACTATCGTATGCCCAATGGGCGCTTTACGGGTTACCGTTCGGAATTGTCGCAAGCTACATCTCATGCTGGGTGATTATGTGCCTATTTTTAGACAAGAATCACCTCAACCGCCAACTACAGATCCCTCAACAAAAACAAAAGCCTTTTTCTAAAGCTGAACGGACAACACTAATTGTGGTGCTAGTGATGGTAGCATTGTGGCTCACAGAAAGCTGGCATGGGCTGGAGATTGCCACTGTAACAGTAATAGGCGCGCTCGTACTCACTGCACCTGGTATCGGGGTAATAAGTTGGAAGGATGGACTTAAGGCAGTTTCGTGGAATCTGATCTTATTTGTAGGTGCCGCCTTAGTGCTGGGAGAGGAACTGATTGAGTCAGATGCAGCTGAATGGATTATCAATCAACTGTTTGCGGTTAGCGGCATTGTTGGTACTGAATCCCAGTTATTGATTTTGCTGGTGCTGACGTTAATCTCGCTTACCTCACACATATATATGACCTCTCATACAGCGCGGGCTGTGGCATTAGTACCAGCACTGTTATATCTAGGCAACAGTTTGCAGCTGAATCCGACTGCTGTGTTATTTATCAGTACCGTTGGTATGGATTATTGTCTCACCTTTCCAGTAAGTTCCAAGGCTTTGTTGATGTTTCAGGAACTAGAAGGAGAAACCTATAAGCCAACGGATTTACTGCGTCTTAGCTCTGTGCTACTGCTGGTTCACTTGGGGCTGATCGTATTGTTCTACTACGGTTACTGGCGCTGGATTGGTCTGAAGTTGTAG
- a CDS encoding NAD(P)-dependent oxidoreductase, which translates to MRILITGASGCIGHYLSEALIQETDYELYLLVRNPKKLQVDTQYRPGVTVLQGDMHGIEQFADLLKTVDVAVLAATVWGGADIFEINVNKTIELLNLLDPARCQQVIYFSTASVLDRHHNLLKEAGEIGTDYIRSKYECLQQLSKLAIAPQITVLFPTLVLGGDAQKPYSHLSAGLPEVTKWINLIRFFQADGSFHFIHGRDIAPVVQYLIGNPPDRNQSRSFVLGQKRLTVNQAVDEVCAYLNKKVYFRTPLSLSLANLLIVLFRIQMAAWDRFCLNYRHFTYENIINPASFGLPNYCATLSDVLKISGIPGRYPEVKRN; encoded by the coding sequence ATGCGAATTTTAATAACTGGCGCAAGTGGCTGCATTGGTCACTATCTTAGTGAAGCATTGATTCAGGAAACTGATTACGAGCTATATTTACTGGTCAGGAATCCGAAGAAACTGCAAGTGGATACCCAGTATCGCCCAGGCGTTACTGTGCTGCAAGGTGATATGCATGGAATTGAGCAGTTTGCTGACTTGCTTAAAACTGTAGACGTTGCTGTTTTAGCAGCTACTGTTTGGGGTGGTGCAGACATATTTGAGATCAATGTCAATAAGACAATTGAATTATTAAACCTGCTCGATCCAGCCAGATGTCAGCAGGTAATTTATTTTTCTACTGCTAGTGTTCTCGATCGCCATCACAATTTACTCAAGGAAGCAGGCGAAATTGGTACTGACTATATTCGTTCCAAGTATGAATGCTTACAGCAATTGTCGAAACTAGCGATCGCTCCCCAAATCACTGTTCTCTTTCCTACCTTGGTACTGGGAGGCGATGCCCAAAAACCTTATTCTCATCTTTCCGCTGGCTTACCAGAAGTAACAAAATGGATTAACTTAATTCGCTTTTTCCAAGCCGACGGTAGTTTCCACTTTATCCACGGACGAGACATTGCCCCAGTAGTACAATACTTAATTGGTAATCCCCCAGACCGCAATCAGTCGCGTTCCTTTGTTTTAGGTCAAAAGCGGTTGACTGTAAACCAGGCAGTAGACGAGGTTTGCGCCTATCTGAATAAAAAAGTTTACTTTCGCACTCCTCTGTCTCTATCATTAGCAAACCTGTTGATTGTTTTGTTTCGCATTCAAATGGCTGCTTGGGATCGGTTCTGTTTGAACTATCGGCATTTTACTTACGAAAACATAATCAACCCAGCTAGCTTTGGGTTGCCAAACTACTGTGCGACCCTCAGTGATGTTTTAAAAATTAGTGGGATTCCTGGTAGATATCCAGAGGTTAAGCGAAATTAG
- a CDS encoding YetF domain-containing protein encodes MDTWFNINWKELFVPSIPIAELIIRASLVYLVLFSVLRLVPTRQLSTLGIADLLVVVLFAEAAQNAMASNYTSITEGVILVGTVIFWSYFLNWLGYQFPAFQRLLNPPPLPLVKNGHTFHRNLRRELITEDELMSQLRQQGVDNLAQVKAAYMEADGSISVITYESKTHRDPERRAR; translated from the coding sequence ATGGACACATGGTTCAATATTAATTGGAAGGAACTGTTTGTTCCCAGTATTCCTATCGCTGAACTGATTATCCGCGCGTCGCTGGTTTACTTGGTACTTTTTTCAGTTTTACGCCTCGTCCCCACCCGACAACTAAGCACGCTCGGAATTGCCGATCTGCTTGTAGTTGTGTTGTTCGCTGAAGCAGCCCAGAATGCAATGGCAAGCAACTATACCTCAATCACAGAAGGAGTGATTTTGGTAGGAACTGTGATTTTCTGGAGCTACTTTCTCAACTGGCTTGGTTACCAATTTCCAGCCTTTCAGCGCTTGCTGAATCCTCCGCCTTTGCCGCTAGTGAAGAATGGTCATACGTTCCACCGCAACCTACGCCGAGAGTTGATTACAGAGGATGAATTGATGAGCCAGTTGCGCCAGCAAGGGGTAGATAACTTAGCTCAGGTCAAGGCGGCGTATATGGAGGCTGACGGCAGTATAAGTGTCATTACTTATGAATCCAAAACCCATCGCGACCCGGAGCGACGAGCAAGGTGA
- a CDS encoding DUF2142 domain-containing protein — protein MKRNIFKFILPENAIVVIGIIFGILFILITPPFQAPDEYNHFYRSFQVSELRVVAEAHQYRTGGFLPESLVTTAQKVSNGIPAHPEIKQNIEDIFSLLNLPLESSRVFVDFSNTSLYSPVPYLPQAIGIALGRIIGMSPILLMYMGRSLNLFTWIFLIYLSIKNSPLFKWSLFLLALSPMSLFLASSLSADAVTNGLSFLLISVFLNYTFEQKIINKVDISIVFFISILLSLSKLVYFPLVFLYLLIPVKKIGSRKKYFTIFALLVLTTVAAFVLWWLFSIKDKAQIPPIPNVSLRDQLLFILTNPLNFIKVISNTISVYGYMKLEEFVGKLGWLDTHLPTFHFQLYLLMLLFVSFVSKQKNIIMAFKQRIIILATLLLNAMFIATILYLACTPVGWSRVECFQGRYFIPLSPLLFLLFYNGKINFNTSKFSIFIIAYSIFSLALTASVLLQRYYV, from the coding sequence ATGAAGAGAAATATCTTTAAATTCATTCTGCCTGAAAATGCGATTGTTGTCATAGGAATAATATTTGGAATTTTATTTATACTAATTACTCCTCCTTTTCAAGCTCCTGATGAGTACAACCATTTCTATCGTTCTTTCCAAGTATCGGAACTGCGTGTAGTAGCAGAAGCGCACCAATATAGAACTGGAGGATTTTTGCCAGAGAGCCTTGTAACTACTGCCCAAAAAGTATCTAATGGTATACCCGCCCACCCCGAAATTAAGCAGAACATAGAAGATATTTTCTCACTGCTTAATTTACCTCTTGAAAGTAGTAGGGTTTTTGTAGATTTCTCGAATACTTCTCTCTATTCTCCTGTTCCTTATTTACCTCAGGCTATAGGCATAGCGTTGGGACGAATTATCGGTATGTCCCCTATACTACTTATGTATATGGGTAGAAGCTTGAACCTGTTTACTTGGATATTTCTTATTTATCTTTCTATTAAAAATTCTCCTTTATTTAAATGGTCTTTGTTTTTATTAGCATTATCTCCTATGTCCTTGTTCTTGGCGTCATCTCTCTCAGCAGATGCCGTGACAAATGGATTGTCATTTCTGCTTATTTCTGTTTTTTTAAACTATACCTTTGAACAGAAAATAATAAATAAAGTTGATATTTCTATTGTATTCTTTATTTCTATACTATTATCCCTTTCCAAGCTGGTTTATTTTCCTTTGGTTTTTTTGTACCTATTAATACCAGTAAAAAAAATTGGAAGTAGAAAAAAATATTTTACAATATTTGCTTTGTTAGTTTTAACGACTGTGGCTGCATTTGTCTTGTGGTGGTTATTTTCTATAAAAGATAAAGCACAAATCCCACCCATTCCTAATGTTTCACTAAGAGACCAGCTACTTTTTATTCTTACGAATCCTCTAAATTTTATAAAAGTAATTTCAAATACTATATCTGTATATGGATATATGAAACTAGAGGAATTTGTCGGCAAACTAGGGTGGTTAGATACACATTTGCCGACGTTTCACTTCCAATTATACTTATTAATGTTGTTGTTTGTTTCCTTTGTTAGTAAGCAGAAGAATATAATAATGGCTTTCAAGCAAAGGATTATTATTCTTGCTACCTTACTGCTGAATGCAATGTTTATTGCTACTATCCTATATCTCGCTTGTACGCCTGTAGGGTGGAGTAGAGTTGAATGCTTCCAAGGGAGATACTTTATACCTCTATCTCCTCTTTTGTTTTTATTATTTTATAACGGCAAAATTAATTTCAATACAAGTAAATTTAGTATATTTATAATCGCCTATTCCATATTTTCGTTAGCTTTAACAGCATCTGTGCTGTTGCAGCGGTATTATGTATAG
- a CDS encoding SDR family oxidoreductase produces the protein MTNASYLFLAGASRGVGREIANCLTQQQLKVKALLRTDAARAELEAMGIKIVLGDALKVEDIEKAMLGDEPVHAVISTIGGLPKDGARADYLGNKNLIDAAVKAGVQKFILVSSIGSGNSAVALPPQALETLGPVLAEKEKAEQHLIASGLTYTIIRPGGLKSEPATGNGILTEDPRIAGTIHRADVAQLVCRCLNSDRVNNKTLSAVDRQMIYGQPEFEELSLT, from the coding sequence ATGACCAATGCATCCTATCTTTTTCTGGCTGGAGCTAGTCGAGGTGTTGGGCGAGAAATCGCCAATTGCCTGACCCAACAACAGCTTAAGGTGAAAGCACTTTTGAGAACAGACGCGGCTCGAGCCGAATTGGAGGCAATGGGAATTAAGATTGTCCTCGGAGATGCCTTGAAGGTTGAGGATATTGAAAAGGCAATGCTGGGGGATGAACCAGTCCACGCAGTCATTAGTACAATTGGTGGTTTACCCAAGGATGGAGCGAGGGCAGATTATCTTGGTAATAAAAATTTGATTGATGCCGCTGTGAAAGCTGGAGTACAAAAGTTTATTTTGGTTTCTTCGATTGGCAGTGGGAATAGCGCTGTTGCTTTACCTCCCCAAGCTTTGGAAACACTGGGTCCAGTTTTAGCTGAGAAGGAGAAAGCCGAGCAGCATTTAATTGCTAGCGGACTGACTTACACGATTATTAGACCTGGCGGACTGAAGTCTGAGCCAGCAACTGGCAACGGAATTCTCACCGAAGATCCGCGAATTGCCGGAACAATCCATCGCGCGGATGTAGCGCAGTTAGTTTGCCGTTGCCTAAATTCTGACCGAGTTAATAATAAAACTCTTTCAGCGGTCGATCGGCAGATGATTTATGGTCAACCAGAGTTTGAAGAACTTAGCCTAACTTAA
- the aroB gene encoding 3-dehydroquinate synthase yields MHSVIRVNLPQQSYDIAIASQGLDQLGQLIANLNLGKKVLVVSNPAIFRHYGERVIASLQSAGFEVNRCTIPAGERYKTLTSIQKLYDAALENRLERSSTMVALGGGVIGDMTGFAAATWLRGINFVQVPTTLLAMVDAAIGGKTGVNHPQGKNLIGAFHQPRLVLVDPQVLNTLPVREFRAGMAEVIKYGIIWDAQLFIQMEQSDRLDQLRYLDTGLLQEILSRSCQAKADVVGKDEKEAGLRAILNYGHTIGHAVESLTGYRVVNHGEAVAIGMVAAGQLAVNLQLWEQAAQERQLALIQKTGLPTQLPAGVDIEAIIDSLQTDKKVKAGRVRFVLPNQIGAVTVTDQVPAEQIRQVLRQMQ; encoded by the coding sequence ATGCATTCGGTTATTCGTGTAAATTTACCGCAACAGTCTTACGACATTGCGATCGCCTCCCAGGGGCTGGATCAACTTGGTCAATTGATCGCCAACCTGAATTTGGGTAAAAAAGTCTTGGTGGTTTCCAATCCGGCAATTTTTCGGCACTACGGTGAGCGAGTGATCGCCTCCCTCCAATCGGCTGGCTTTGAAGTTAATCGCTGCACTATTCCAGCAGGTGAACGCTACAAAACCCTCACCTCAATCCAAAAACTTTATGACGCAGCGCTAGAAAACCGCCTGGAGCGCTCCTCAACAATGGTTGCCTTGGGTGGGGGTGTAATTGGGGACATGACTGGCTTTGCTGCTGCTACTTGGCTGCGTGGCATTAACTTTGTGCAAGTGCCAACCACACTGTTGGCGATGGTTGATGCGGCGATTGGGGGTAAAACCGGTGTCAATCATCCCCAAGGCAAAAACCTGATTGGAGCATTCCATCAGCCGCGACTGGTTTTAGTTGACCCCCAGGTATTGAACACGCTGCCTGTGCGGGAGTTTCGAGCTGGAATGGCAGAGGTAATCAAGTATGGCATCATTTGGGATGCCCAGTTGTTTATCCAGATGGAACAGAGCGATCGCCTGGATCAACTTCGCTACCTAGACACAGGTTTATTGCAAGAAATTCTATCCCGTTCCTGTCAAGCTAAAGCTGATGTTGTCGGTAAGGATGAAAAAGAAGCTGGACTGCGGGCAATTCTTAACTATGGGCATACGATTGGTCATGCGGTTGAAAGCTTGACTGGTTATCGTGTAGTTAATCATGGTGAAGCAGTGGCGATCGGCATGGTAGCAGCAGGTCAGTTGGCTGTTAACCTTCAGTTATGGGAACAAGCAGCGCAAGAGCGTCAGCTAGCTCTAATTCAAAAAACTGGGCTGCCCACGCAACTACCAGCTGGGGTAGATATCGAAGCGATTATAGACTCCTTGCAAACCGATAAGAAAGTCAAGGCGGGGCGAGTGCGATTTGTCCTCCCTAACCAGATTGGTGCAGTAACCGTAACCGATCAAGTGCCTGCAGAACAAATTCGACAAGTCTTGCGACAGATGCAATAA
- a CDS encoding four helix bundle protein: MKVSSFRDLRIWQVGMELAVEVYHLTQKFPKQEIYGLSCQIQRAVISIPSNVAEGHARDSTKEFLHFLSIALGSLFELETQLLLAGRLGYLAQKDLEIVLSKTEEIGRMIRGLQKSLKAKLPNP; encoded by the coding sequence ATGAAGGTTAGTAGTTTTCGAGACTTGCGGATTTGGCAAGTTGGGATGGAATTAGCGGTTGAGGTATATCATCTAACTCAGAAATTCCCAAAGCAAGAAATATATGGATTGTCATGCCAGATACAGAGAGCTGTAATTTCTATACCCTCTAATGTGGCAGAGGGTCATGCAAGAGATTCAACCAAAGAGTTTCTCCATTTTCTTTCAATAGCACTAGGTTCCTTGTTTGAACTAGAAACTCAACTGCTTTTAGCAGGTAGATTAGGATACCTGGCTCAGAAGGATTTAGAGATTGTTCTATCGAAAACAGAAGAAATTGGCAGAATGATTAGGGGATTACAGAAGTCGTTAAAAGCAAAGCTCCCTAACCCCTAA